The following coding sequences are from one Thermostaphylospora chromogena window:
- the rpsF gene encoding 30S ribosomal protein S6 — protein sequence MRRYEVMVILDPALDERTVAPSLDQFLSVVRDAGGTVEKVDVWGRRRLAYDIAKKSEGIYAVIDLTAEPAAVKELDRQLNLNEGVLRTKVLRPDVH from the coding sequence ATGCGTCGATACGAAGTGATGGTCATCCTCGACCCGGCGCTCGACGAGCGCACCGTGGCTCCGTCCCTCGACCAGTTCCTGTCGGTCGTCCGTGACGCCGGCGGCACCGTGGAGAAGGTCGACGTCTGGGGACGCCGCCGCCTGGCCTACGACATCGCGAAGAAGTCCGAGGGCATCTACGCGGTGATCGACCTCACGGCGGAGCCCGCCGCGGTCAAGGAGCTCGACCGGCAGTTGAACCTCAACGAGGGCGTTCTGCGGACCAAGGTCCTGCGGCCCGACGTCCACTGA
- a CDS encoding deoxyribonuclease IV has translation MVRIGAHVDQDDPKAHAEAIGADVVQFFLGDPQGWKGPVVNERMAALAGSGIDVYVHAPYVINVATANNRIRIPSRKLLDAHLRAAAEIGAKGVIVHGGHVTAGVDPQVGFDNWRKVFDRMTDHGVPVLIENTAGGGNAMARTLERLARLWEALDGTNAGFCLDTCHAHAAGEELSGLVDRIKAITGRIDLIHCNDSRDAFGSGADRHANLGAGQIDTELILQVCREAGAPIVVETPAAGQAEDIAFLRENL, from the coding sequence ATGGTGCGCATCGGAGCCCACGTCGATCAGGACGACCCCAAGGCCCACGCGGAGGCCATCGGCGCCGACGTGGTCCAGTTCTTCCTGGGCGATCCCCAGGGCTGGAAGGGACCGGTGGTGAACGAGCGGATGGCCGCGCTCGCCGGTTCGGGGATCGACGTGTACGTGCACGCCCCCTACGTGATCAATGTGGCGACGGCCAACAACCGCATCAGGATTCCCAGCCGCAAGCTCCTCGACGCGCATCTGCGGGCCGCGGCCGAGATCGGCGCCAAGGGCGTGATCGTGCATGGCGGCCACGTCACCGCCGGGGTCGATCCGCAGGTCGGGTTCGACAACTGGCGCAAGGTCTTCGACCGCATGACCGACCACGGCGTCCCCGTGCTCATCGAGAACACCGCGGGCGGCGGCAACGCGATGGCGCGCACGCTGGAGCGCCTGGCCCGGTTGTGGGAGGCGCTGGACGGCACGAACGCCGGCTTCTGCCTGGACACCTGCCACGCCCACGCGGCCGGCGAGGAGCTTTCCGGTCTGGTCGACCGGATCAAGGCCATCACCGGCCGGATCGACCTGATCCACTGCAACGACTCACGGGACGCCTTCGGCTCCGGGGCCGACCGCCATGCCAACCTCGGCGCGGGCCAGATCGACACCGAGCTGATCCTCCAGGTGTGCCGGGAGGCCGGCGCGCCGATCGTGGTGGAGACGCCGGCCGCGGGGCAGGCCGAGGACATCGCCTTTCTCCGCGAGAACCTGTGA
- a CDS encoding mannosyltransferase family protein, whose product MTGDAVAEPEEPRTRENRDGGADDRVVTLTPGHQALILWIVSRLGILLLSVVGVGVLLQGRGADTLLARWRSWDANLLIVIAEHGYGGDPSAPPDPGLPAFFPGMPLMLRLVHTIVSDWTLSGLLISLFAGAVAVVALARLGEFEGPRGAGPRAVFVLLLCPTAVFLFAGYSEALFLAFAIPAWLAARRGDWLVAGLLGAGASCVRITGLFLALALIVEYVGGPWRAAGRDRPGYRTHFGWLAVPFVPLLLYSAYQYGRTGDWLAWNHAQQAGWGRYLVWPWESLATTWASAVEDGQFAWAFRMELAGAAVGVAVVLWLLVARRWSELTYVGLQVGALMCSAYYLSIPRSALLWWPLWLAIARAATPRPEGDRWARLRPWLLVCYGLVAGPLMVVNTLAFLAGAWAG is encoded by the coding sequence GTGACCGGGGACGCCGTGGCCGAGCCGGAAGAGCCCCGGACGCGGGAGAACCGCGACGGCGGCGCGGACGACCGTGTCGTCACCCTCACCCCCGGCCACCAGGCGCTGATCCTGTGGATCGTCTCCCGGCTGGGCATCCTGCTGCTGTCGGTGGTCGGCGTGGGGGTCCTCCTGCAAGGCCGGGGTGCCGACACGCTCCTTGCGCGGTGGCGGAGTTGGGACGCGAATCTTCTCATCGTCATCGCCGAGCACGGTTACGGCGGCGATCCGTCCGCGCCGCCGGATCCCGGTCTGCCGGCCTTCTTCCCGGGAATGCCGCTGATGCTGCGCTTGGTACACACGATCGTGTCCGACTGGACGCTGTCCGGCCTGCTGATCTCGCTGTTCGCGGGTGCGGTCGCGGTGGTCGCGCTGGCCAGGCTCGGCGAGTTCGAAGGTCCGCGCGGTGCGGGTCCGCGGGCGGTGTTCGTCCTGCTGCTGTGCCCCACCGCGGTGTTCCTGTTCGCCGGATACAGCGAGGCGCTGTTCCTGGCCTTCGCCATCCCGGCGTGGCTGGCCGCGCGGCGGGGCGACTGGCTCGTCGCCGGGCTGCTCGGGGCGGGCGCCTCCTGCGTGCGCATCACCGGCCTGTTCTTGGCGCTGGCCCTCATCGTGGAGTACGTGGGGGGTCCGTGGCGTGCCGCGGGCCGGGATCGTCCCGGCTACCGGACCCACTTCGGATGGCTGGCGGTGCCGTTCGTGCCGCTGCTGCTGTACTCGGCCTACCAGTACGGCAGGACGGGCGACTGGCTGGCCTGGAATCACGCCCAGCAGGCGGGGTGGGGACGCTACCTGGTCTGGCCGTGGGAGTCGCTGGCCACCACCTGGGCGTCGGCGGTGGAGGACGGGCAGTTCGCCTGGGCGTTCCGCATGGAGCTGGCCGGCGCGGCCGTCGGCGTCGCCGTCGTGCTGTGGTTGCTGGTCGCACGCAGGTGGAGCGAGCTGACCTATGTGGGGCTCCAGGTGGGAGCGCTGATGTGCTCGGCGTACTACCTGTCGATTCCGCGCTCGGCGTTGCTGTGGTGGCCGCTGTGGCTGGCCATCGCTCGCGCGGCCACCCCGCGGCCGGAGGGCGACCGGTGGGCGCGGCTGCGGCCGTGGCTGCTGGTGTGTTACGGGCTGGTGGCCGGGCCGCTGATGGTCGTCAACACGCTCGCCTTCCTCGCCGGGGCGTGGGCGGGCTGA
- a CDS encoding glycosyltransferase family 87 protein encodes MTGLARTRDSLPEWRVRVLPYVPLAMFAVLGAVLAYLWKWPCRFGGAWNDGTLQFTNFCYTDIYPLYYDRRLSEGQVPYFADVPFDKHVEYPVVLGWVMEVISRLVSPITDVTARAEAFYDLTVLLMAVCLIVGVVIMAMLAGPERRWDALWYALAPGVILGAYINWDLAAGVLALGAMLAWARRRLVLSGVLLGLAIATKFYPLMFIGALFVLTVRTARWGPFLKTMGAAVGTWLAVNLPVMIFAFEGWSRFYVFSQERGADWGSLWFFFQQRQWPILGDPDSLSFLGVTSLALLCLGIALLGVMAPTRPRLMQLCFLTLASFMLTNKVWSPQFVLWLVPFAVLARPNWRALALWQAAEVWYFFAIWLYLVGLQPGNEHLGIGDTAYFIAVWARAVTVMIMMGFVVRDILRPDKDVVRRDDVDDPSGGVFDRAPDRFRMLPAAS; translated from the coding sequence ATGACCGGCCTCGCCCGCACCCGCGACTCGCTGCCCGAGTGGCGGGTGCGGGTGCTGCCGTACGTGCCGCTGGCGATGTTCGCCGTGCTCGGGGCGGTGCTGGCCTACCTGTGGAAGTGGCCGTGCCGGTTCGGCGGTGCGTGGAACGACGGCACCCTGCAGTTCACCAACTTCTGCTACACCGACATCTACCCGCTCTACTACGACAGGCGGCTGTCGGAAGGGCAGGTGCCGTACTTCGCGGACGTGCCCTTCGACAAGCACGTCGAGTACCCGGTGGTGCTCGGCTGGGTGATGGAGGTGATCTCCCGGCTGGTGTCGCCGATCACCGACGTCACCGCCCGCGCCGAGGCGTTCTACGACCTGACCGTGCTGCTCATGGCGGTCTGCCTGATCGTCGGTGTGGTGATCATGGCGATGCTGGCCGGGCCGGAGCGCAGGTGGGACGCGCTGTGGTACGCCCTGGCCCCCGGTGTGATCCTGGGCGCCTACATCAACTGGGATCTCGCCGCCGGGGTGCTGGCGCTGGGGGCGATGCTCGCCTGGGCCAGGCGGCGGCTCGTGCTCTCGGGTGTGCTGCTGGGACTGGCCATCGCCACCAAGTTCTACCCCCTGATGTTCATCGGCGCCCTGTTCGTGCTCACGGTGCGGACCGCCCGCTGGGGGCCGTTCCTGAAGACCATGGGGGCCGCCGTCGGCACGTGGCTGGCGGTCAACCTGCCCGTCATGATCTTCGCTTTCGAGGGGTGGAGCCGGTTCTACGTGTTCAGCCAGGAACGCGGCGCGGACTGGGGCTCGCTGTGGTTCTTCTTCCAGCAGCGGCAGTGGCCGATATTGGGCGACCCCGACTCCCTCTCCTTCCTCGGCGTCACCTCCCTGGCCCTGTTGTGCCTCGGCATCGCGCTGCTCGGGGTGATGGCGCCGACCCGGCCCCGGCTGATGCAGCTGTGCTTCCTCACCCTCGCCTCCTTCATGCTGACCAACAAGGTGTGGTCGCCGCAGTTCGTGCTGTGGCTGGTGCCGTTCGCGGTGCTGGCCCGGCCCAACTGGAGGGCGCTGGCGCTGTGGCAGGCGGCGGAGGTGTGGTACTTCTTCGCCATCTGGCTCTACCTGGTGGGCTTGCAGCCCGGTAACGAGCACCTCGGCATCGGCGACACCGCTTACTTCATCGCGGTGTGGGCCAGAGCCGTCACCGTCATGATCATGATGGGGTTCGTGGTGCGTGACATCCTCCGCCCGGACAAGGACGTCGTACGGCGGGACGATGTGGACGACCCGTCGGGCGGCGTCTTCGACCGAGCGCCCGACAGGTTCCGGATGCTGCCCGCGGCCTCGTGA
- a CDS encoding transglycosylase domain-containing protein: MAGFAVCAAGVFGMVAVGYAYTPIPSVTQENVEDEGSVIYYDDGKTVLARLGTKREIVEYEDIPVEVQDAVVAAENHTFWEDPGIDIRGMARAAWSTLTGQQVQGGSTITQQMVRNYYGGLSQEVSIERKVKEIFISVKLAKTRPKEEVLTRYLNTIYFGRGAHGIQAAAKEFFGKRVQDLNIREAAYLAGRIQNPSRFDREEQEGNLAPTQERYEYVIRELAEMKPDKYGSLPQTHPKAPKRKPVRNTEVYKGLKGYMITEVLKELEKKGISEEEVKEGGYKITSTFNKRLMLLAKKAVVENTADLPKEIHTGLAAVDPRNGRLRAFYGGNNYLKDAWNEATMSQKQAASAFKPYVLAAWLDSGYSLDSYLPGNGSVKLPGTTPITNDHPGPASVDVVKATAASINTAYAKMAEKVGLDKVIEVAAGAGLDRERLKDAESRHHYLISIGSNQVTMVEQAAGYSIFANKGKHYETHTVIKVVDRNGLVVIKEPSTAKQVISEEAAADATYALQQVVKSGTGRGAALYDRPVAGKTGTNNQNKEAWFVGFTPQLSTAVGMYKEVDGKEVSLGNIQGATYPTKVWRAFMSEALKNAPVLQFPERANVGTPEHIAPKPTPTPTATPEDEELPEEDDSGDDPGDEWPVEDEQETPVEEEQESDCFPWDDSCDTNLDAEFDAPPAFSTPRGREPVGR; this comes from the coding sequence ATGGCGGGCTTCGCGGTGTGCGCCGCCGGCGTCTTCGGCATGGTCGCCGTCGGCTACGCGTACACGCCCATCCCCTCGGTGACCCAGGAGAACGTCGAGGACGAGGGCAGCGTCATCTACTACGACGACGGCAAGACCGTGCTGGCCCGGCTGGGCACCAAGCGGGAGATCGTGGAGTACGAGGACATCCCCGTCGAGGTGCAGGACGCCGTCGTCGCGGCCGAGAACCATACCTTCTGGGAGGACCCCGGCATCGACATCCGCGGCATGGCCCGCGCGGCGTGGAGCACGTTGACCGGCCAGCAGGTCCAGGGCGGTTCGACGATCACCCAGCAGATGGTCCGGAACTACTACGGCGGGCTCAGCCAGGAGGTCTCCATCGAGCGCAAGGTGAAGGAGATCTTCATCTCGGTCAAGCTCGCCAAGACGCGGCCCAAGGAAGAGGTCCTCACCCGGTACCTCAACACCATCTACTTCGGCCGCGGCGCTCACGGCATCCAGGCGGCGGCGAAGGAGTTCTTCGGCAAGCGGGTTCAGGACCTGAACATCCGGGAGGCCGCCTATCTCGCCGGCCGCATCCAGAACCCCAGCCGCTTCGACCGGGAGGAGCAGGAGGGGAATCTGGCGCCCACCCAGGAGCGCTACGAGTATGTGATCAGAGAGCTGGCCGAGATGAAGCCGGACAAGTACGGCTCTCTGCCTCAGACTCACCCCAAGGCTCCCAAGCGCAAGCCGGTCAGGAACACCGAGGTGTACAAGGGCCTCAAGGGCTACATGATCACCGAGGTGCTGAAGGAGCTGGAGAAGAAGGGCATCTCCGAAGAGGAAGTGAAGGAGGGCGGTTACAAGATCACGTCCACCTTCAACAAGCGTCTGATGCTGCTCGCCAAGAAGGCGGTGGTGGAGAACACCGCCGACCTGCCCAAGGAGATCCACACCGGCCTGGCGGCCGTCGACCCCCGCAACGGCCGGCTGCGCGCCTTCTACGGCGGCAACAACTACCTCAAGGACGCGTGGAACGAGGCGACGATGTCGCAGAAGCAGGCGGCGTCGGCGTTCAAGCCCTACGTGCTCGCCGCCTGGCTCGACTCCGGCTACAGCCTCGACAGCTACCTGCCCGGAAACGGCTCGGTGAAGCTGCCCGGCACCACGCCGATCACCAACGACCACCCCGGCCCCGCCTCGGTCGACGTGGTCAAGGCGACCGCGGCGTCGATCAACACCGCCTACGCCAAGATGGCGGAGAAGGTCGGCCTCGACAAGGTCATCGAGGTCGCAGCCGGTGCGGGTCTGGACCGCGAGCGGCTCAAGGACGCCGAGTCCCGCCACCACTACCTGATCTCCATCGGGAGTAACCAGGTGACCATGGTGGAGCAGGCCGCCGGCTACTCGATCTTCGCCAACAAGGGCAAGCACTACGAGACCCACACCGTGATCAAGGTGGTCGACCGCAACGGCCTGGTCGTCATCAAGGAACCCTCCACCGCCAAGCAGGTCATCTCGGAGGAGGCCGCCGCCGACGCCACCTATGCGCTGCAGCAGGTCGTCAAGTCCGGCACCGGCCGGGGCGCCGCCCTGTACGACCGCCCGGTGGCCGGCAAGACCGGCACCAACAACCAGAACAAGGAAGCCTGGTTCGTCGGGTTCACGCCCCAGCTCTCCACCGCCGTCGGCATGTACAAGGAGGTCGACGGCAAGGAGGTCTCCCTGGGCAACATCCAGGGTGCGACCTACCCCACCAAGGTGTGGCGGGCGTTCATGTCCGAGGCGTTGAAGAACGCTCCGGTCCTGCAGTTCCCCGAGCGGGCCAACGTCGGCACGCCCGAGCACATCGCGCCCAAGCCTACGCCCACCCCCACGGCCACGCCCGAGGACGAGGAGCTGCCGGAGGAGGACGACTCCGGCGACGACCCGGGCGATGAGTGGCCGGTGGAGGACGAGCAGGAGACCCCGGTGGAGGAGGAGCAGGAGAGCGACTGCTTCCCGTGGGACGACAGCTGCGACACCAACCTCGACGCCGAGTTCGACGCGCCGCCGGCGTTCTCCACGCCGAGGGGCCGTGAGCCGGTGGGACGGTGA
- a CDS encoding DUF5318 family protein, producing the protein MYRADTSAGYVGLTYTRNDRGPHRAFTSSPRGWRESVKRRSLAHMWSQRSVAHRRPAMRSSRVRRSATGDACDPPPSVRRAIPYRGGRAPLPGVRAEERDQRDLCPRRRARSSAEKGRGCPGPRDATREYRKFRVNVVMVCQGGGWNHLTVSFVLGTETRHWSSGLDGTARHPLPAVA; encoded by the coding sequence ATGTATCGGGCCGATACATCGGCAGGATACGTCGGGCTGACATATACCCGCAATGACAGGGGGCCTCACAGGGCTTTCACAAGTTCCCCAAGAGGTTGGAGGGAATCTGTGAAACGCCGTAGTCTGGCGCACATGTGGTCACAACGATCGGTCGCGCATCGCCGCCCGGCGATGCGCTCGTCGCGCGTCCGCCGGAGCGCGACCGGTGACGCATGTGACCCCCCGCCTTCCGTACGCCGAGCGATTCCGTATAGAGGTGGCAGAGCGCCTCTGCCCGGTGTGCGGGCGGAGGAACGCGACCAGCGTGACCTGTGTCCACGGCGACGAGCCCGGTCGTCAGCCGAGAAGGGCCGCGGCTGCCCCGGCCCCCGCGACGCGACCCGCGAATATCGCAAATTCCGGGTGAATGTCGTGATGGTCTGTCAAGGTGGTGGCTGGAATCATTTGACGGTCTCGTTCGTCCTCGGGACGGAGACCCGCCACTGGAGTTCCGGTCTCGACGGAACGGCGCGCCATCCGCTGCCGGCCGTCGCCTGA
- a CDS encoding inositol-3-phosphate synthase: MGSVRVAIVGVGNCAASLVQGVHYYKDADPATRVPGLMHVRFGDYHVGDIEFVAAFDVDAKKVGRDLSEAIVASENNTIKICDVPPLGVTVQRGHTYDGLGEYYRETIEESDFDPVDVVSVLKESRADVLVSYLPVGSEEADRFYAQCALEAKVAFVNALPVFIASDPEWAAKFTEAGVPIVGDDIKSQVGATITHRVLAKLFEDRGVELLRTYQLNFGGNMDFMNMLERQRLQSKKISKTQSVTSQIPHEMAKADVHIGPSDHVPWLDDRKWAYVRLEGKSFGDTPLNLEYKLEVWDSPNSAGIIIDAIRAAKIALDRGIGGPLLSPSAYFMKSPPVQYSDDEAREAVEKFIRGEVER; the protein is encoded by the coding sequence ATGGGTTCGGTGCGCGTAGCGATTGTCGGAGTCGGCAACTGCGCTGCGTCGCTGGTGCAGGGCGTGCATTACTACAAGGACGCCGACCCCGCCACGCGGGTGCCGGGCCTGATGCACGTGCGATTCGGCGACTACCACGTGGGCGACATCGAATTCGTGGCCGCCTTCGACGTCGACGCGAAGAAGGTCGGCCGCGACCTGTCCGAGGCCATCGTCGCCTCCGAGAACAACACGATCAAGATCTGTGACGTGCCCCCGCTCGGCGTCACCGTGCAGCGCGGACACACCTACGACGGCCTGGGCGAGTACTACCGCGAGACGATCGAGGAGTCCGACTTCGACCCGGTCGACGTCGTGTCGGTGCTCAAGGAGTCTCGTGCCGACGTGCTCGTCTCCTACCTCCCGGTGGGCTCGGAGGAGGCCGACCGCTTCTACGCGCAGTGCGCCCTGGAGGCCAAGGTGGCCTTCGTGAACGCGCTGCCGGTGTTCATCGCCTCCGACCCCGAGTGGGCGGCCAAGTTCACCGAGGCGGGCGTCCCGATCGTCGGCGACGACATCAAGTCGCAGGTCGGCGCGACGATCACCCACCGCGTGCTGGCCAAGCTCTTCGAGGACCGCGGAGTGGAGCTGCTGCGCACCTACCAGCTCAACTTCGGCGGGAACATGGACTTCATGAACATGCTGGAGCGCCAGCGCCTCCAGTCCAAGAAGATCTCCAAGACCCAGTCCGTGACGTCGCAGATCCCCCACGAGATGGCCAAGGCCGACGTGCACATCGGTCCGTCGGACCACGTGCCGTGGCTGGACGACCGCAAGTGGGCGTACGTGCGGCTGGAGGGCAAGTCGTTCGGCGACACCCCGCTGAACCTGGAGTACAAGCTGGAGGTGTGGGACTCGCCGAACTCCGCGGGCATCATCATCGACGCCATCCGCGCGGCGAAGATCGCCCTGGACCGCGGCATCGGCGGCCCCCTGCTCTCGCCGTCCGCCTACTTCATGAAGTCCCCGCCGGTGCAGTACTCCGACGACGAGGCCCGCGAGGCCGTGGAGAAGTTCATCCGCGGCGAAGTCGAACGCTGA
- the idi gene encoding isopentenyl-diphosphate Delta-isomerase, translated as MTEEELVVLVAPDGRAIGSAPKELVHGTDTPLHLAFSSYVFDTEGRVLLTRRANRKITWPGVWTNSCCGHPMPGERLVGAVVRRLSHELGLTALDIDLMLPRFAYRAVMDNGTVENELCPVYRVVVAGEATPNPDEVGEVAWRPWKEFADEVMSGELTMSPWCSEQVPQLVALGPDPLKWEPADPAALPEAALR; from the coding sequence GTGACGGAAGAAGAACTCGTCGTGCTGGTCGCTCCCGACGGACGGGCGATCGGCAGCGCCCCCAAGGAACTGGTGCACGGCACCGACACCCCGCTGCACCTGGCCTTCTCCAGCTACGTCTTCGACACCGAGGGCCGGGTGCTCCTCACCCGCCGGGCGAATCGCAAGATCACCTGGCCGGGTGTCTGGACCAACAGCTGCTGCGGTCACCCCATGCCCGGCGAACGGCTGGTCGGGGCGGTCGTCCGTCGTCTCTCCCACGAGCTGGGCCTCACCGCGCTCGACATCGACCTGATGCTGCCGCGGTTCGCCTACCGGGCGGTGATGGACAACGGCACCGTCGAGAACGAGTTGTGCCCGGTCTACCGGGTGGTCGTCGCCGGCGAGGCGACCCCCAACCCCGACGAGGTCGGCGAGGTGGCCTGGCGGCCGTGGAAGGAGTTCGCGGACGAGGTGATGAGCGGCGAGCTGACGATGTCGCCGTGGTGCAGCGAACAGGTGCCGCAACTGGTCGCGCTGGGCCCCGACCCGCTGAAGTGGGAGCCGGCCGACCCGGCCGCGCTCCCGGAGGCCGCCCTGCGATGA
- a CDS encoding MFS transporter, with amino-acid sequence MSFISDLRTVLEGRDFRRLYGTRLVSQFSDGIFQFGVAGFAFFSPETQTSAAEVAAGLAVLLMPYSVLGPFVGVFIDRWSRRQILVIAPIIRGVLLTVAAALLVSGAPEAWFYLTALGVLGVNRFFLAALGASLPHVVPPDRLMMANAVTPTSGTVLTFVGVGAGFILRLVFGPDAQGTAALLVTSAVVFALSALVASRMERSLLGPAYDPDRPQTREAVRNVVIGLIDGLRHLGRRRHAAAALGAMSTHRFMYGMCTAMLIMLYRYYFTDDPEEALWGVTVVLGTSGVGYFLAALLTPWATERFTLSMWVPIALSSAGVLSFALGAPFQEWGFPIAGFVLGLAGQSVKICADTAVQSHVDDAYLGRVFSIYDLLFNGVYVLAAALAAVMLPADGKSYLVLSIISGGYVLGAAAYRMALPRAVPQNV; translated from the coding sequence GTGTCCTTCATCTCCGATCTGCGTACCGTCCTCGAGGGCCGAGACTTCCGGCGTCTGTACGGCACCCGCCTCGTCTCCCAGTTCTCCGACGGGATCTTCCAGTTCGGAGTCGCAGGATTCGCCTTCTTCAGCCCCGAGACGCAGACCAGCGCGGCGGAGGTGGCCGCGGGACTCGCCGTCCTGCTCATGCCCTACTCCGTGCTCGGTCCCTTCGTCGGGGTGTTCATCGACCGGTGGTCACGGCGGCAGATCCTCGTCATCGCCCCGATCATCCGAGGCGTGCTGCTGACGGTCGCCGCCGCCCTGCTGGTATCGGGCGCGCCGGAGGCGTGGTTCTACCTCACCGCGCTGGGCGTGCTCGGCGTCAACCGCTTCTTCCTGGCCGCCCTCGGCGCGTCCCTGCCGCACGTCGTCCCCCCCGACCGGCTCATGATGGCCAACGCCGTCACCCCCACCTCGGGCACCGTGCTCACCTTCGTCGGGGTCGGCGCGGGCTTCATCCTGCGCCTCGTCTTCGGTCCCGACGCGCAGGGCACCGCCGCGCTGCTGGTGACCTCCGCCGTCGTCTTCGCGCTCAGCGCACTGGTCGCCTCCCGCATGGAGCGCTCGCTGCTCGGTCCCGCCTACGACCCCGACCGGCCGCAGACGCGCGAGGCCGTACGCAACGTGGTCATCGGCCTGATCGACGGCCTGCGCCACCTGGGCCGGCGCCGCCACGCCGCCGCCGCCCTCGGCGCGATGTCCACCCACCGGTTCATGTACGGCATGTGCACCGCGATGCTGATCATGCTGTACCGCTACTACTTCACCGACGACCCGGAAGAGGCGCTGTGGGGGGTCACCGTGGTGCTCGGCACCTCGGGCGTGGGCTACTTCCTGGCCGCGCTGCTCACACCGTGGGCCACCGAGCGCTTCACCCTCTCGATGTGGGTGCCGATCGCGCTGTCCTCCGCCGGGGTGCTGTCGTTCGCCCTCGGCGCGCCGTTTCAGGAGTGGGGCTTCCCGATCGCCGGGTTCGTGCTCGGCCTGGCCGGGCAGAGCGTGAAGATCTGCGCGGACACGGCCGTGCAGAGCCACGTGGACGACGCCTACCTCGGCCGGGTCTTCTCCATCTACGACCTGCTGTTCAACGGCGTGTACGTGCTGGCTGCGGCGTTGGCGGCCGTCATGCTCCCCGCGGACGGCAAGTCCTACCTCGTGCTGTCGATCATCAGCGGCGGGTACGTGCTCGGCGCCGCCGCCTACCGGATGGCCCTGCCCCGGGCGGTGCCGCAGAACGTCTGA
- a CDS encoding adenosylmethionine--8-amino-7-oxononanoate transaminase, whose product MASADGSDAVLRAVSGVDGSAAGEADAAATAAWDREHVWHPYASVPPSVPVHVVRRARGVRITLADGRELIDGMSSWWAAIHGYGHPRLDAAVTAQLGDMAHVMFGGLTHAPAVRLARTLAELTGLPKVFFADSGSVAVEVAIKMALQYGAPRGRTRLMTVRGGYHGDTFGAMAVCDPVNGMHHLFSGVLPAHVFASEPPREPSEEYRRELERTVARHAHELAAIIVEPIVQGAGGMRFYHPDHLRTLRKLADEYGILLIADEIATGFGRTGEMFGCDHAGVRPDIMCVGKALTGGYLTMAATLCTEEVARGVGVLMHGPTFMANPLAAAVAQASLDLLAERPWREEVRRIEQGLAEGLTPARRLPGVRDVRVFGAIGVIETEEPVDVARVQEVVMARGVWLRPFNRLIYTMPPYPIGEDDLAAVTSAMVAAAREL is encoded by the coding sequence ATGGCATCCGCTGACGGCTCCGACGCCGTCCTCCGGGCGGTATCCGGCGTGGACGGCTCCGCGGCCGGGGAGGCGGACGCCGCCGCAACGGCCGCGTGGGACCGTGAGCACGTCTGGCACCCCTACGCGTCGGTGCCGCCCTCCGTCCCGGTTCACGTGGTGCGCCGGGCCCGTGGCGTGCGGATCACGCTCGCCGACGGCCGGGAGCTGATCGACGGCATGTCGTCGTGGTGGGCGGCGATCCACGGCTACGGCCACCCGCGGCTCGACGCGGCGGTGACCGCTCAGCTCGGCGACATGGCGCACGTCATGTTCGGCGGCCTCACCCACGCCCCGGCGGTACGGCTGGCCCGGACGCTCGCCGAGCTGACCGGCCTGCCGAAGGTGTTCTTCGCCGACTCCGGGTCGGTGGCGGTCGAGGTGGCGATCAAGATGGCCCTGCAGTACGGCGCGCCGCGCGGACGCACCCGGCTGATGACCGTGCGCGGGGGCTACCACGGCGACACCTTCGGCGCCATGGCCGTGTGCGATCCGGTGAACGGCATGCACCACCTGTTCTCGGGCGTGCTTCCCGCGCACGTGTTCGCCTCCGAGCCGCCCCGGGAGCCGAGCGAGGAGTACCGCCGGGAGCTGGAGCGGACGGTGGCCCGGCACGCCCACGAGCTGGCCGCGATCATCGTGGAGCCGATCGTGCAGGGCGCGGGCGGCATGCGCTTCTACCACCCGGACCACCTGCGCACGCTGCGCAAGCTGGCCGACGAGTACGGCATCCTGCTCATCGCCGATGAGATCGCGACCGGTTTCGGCCGGACCGGCGAGATGTTCGGCTGCGATCACGCGGGGGTGCGGCCGGACATCATGTGCGTGGGCAAGGCGTTGACCGGCGGCTACCTGACGATGGCCGCCACGCTGTGCACCGAGGAGGTGGCGCGCGGCGTGGGCGTGCTCATGCACGGGCCGACGTTCATGGCCAACCCGCTGGCGGCCGCGGTCGCGCAGGCGTCCCTCGACCTGCTGGCCGAGCGGCCGTGGCGGGAGGAGGTCCGGCGCATCGAGCAGGGGCTCGCCGAGGGGCTGACCCCGGCGCGCCGCCTGCCCGGGGTGCGTGACGTGCGGGTGTTCGGCGCGATCGGGGTGATCGAGACGGAGGAGCCGGTGGACGTCGCGCGGGTCCAGGAGGTGGTCATGGCCCGCGGGGTGTGGTTGCGGCCGTTCAACCGGCTGATCTACACGATGCCGCCCTACCCGATCGGCGAGGACGACCTGGCCGCGGTGACCTCCGCGATGGTGGCCGCAGCGCGCGAGCTGTGA